In one window of Ruminococcus albus AD2013 DNA:
- a CDS encoding cell wall hydrolase, translating to MTKLKIAAVIVCMVATGAFAGFTYQAANNSGSADENVTVKTYSELTTDDEDTTDDETTSDETVTDEETTSEEAAEDKITVVTTAVTTKKAEKKTETTKASKKTAKTSAEEKKVEKKAASAPAVTTVPVVEEIPETVSEEYYEEPVYEEVPVYDEPEYVESEPVYEEQPEETSSEEPAPAEETQAEEQQDNGRKIQVTDEEYIWLCNVVGHEYGANWISEYEKAKVVEVVMNRVYDSRFPNTIWGVLTQPNQFSGLEWTLYLGTYSYQVTPSVKAAVDMYLEHPEDFNHGYLGFWGDGSMNHFYSI from the coding sequence ATGACTAAACTTAAGATCGCAGCCGTTATAGTATGCATGGTAGCTACAGGAGCTTTTGCAGGATTTACATATCAGGCAGCAAACAATAGCGGCAGCGCAGATGAAAATGTAACTGTCAAGACATACTCGGAACTGACCACAGATGACGAGGATACCACTGATGATGAAACTACCTCAGATGAAACTGTTACTGATGAGGAAACTACATCTGAAGAAGCAGCTGAGGACAAGATCACTGTTGTGACAACAGCAGTTACTACTAAGAAGGCTGAAAAGAAGACCGAAACTACTAAGGCTTCCAAGAAGACTGCCAAGACATCTGCAGAAGAGAAGAAGGTCGAGAAGAAGGCAGCATCTGCACCCGCAGTTACTACCGTTCCTGTTGTTGAGGAAATTCCCGAGACAGTAAGTGAGGAATATTACGAAGAGCCTGTTTATGAGGAAGTTCCGGTATACGATGAGCCCGAGTATGTTGAGAGCGAGCCTGTTTATGAGGAACAGCCTGAGGAAACTTCTTCCGAAGAGCCTGCACCCGCTGAGGAAACTCAGGCAGAGGAACAGCAGGACAACGGCAGAAAGATACAGGTAACAGATGAAGAATACATCTGGCTGTGCAACGTTGTAGGTCATGAGTACGGTGCTAACTGGATAAGCGAGTACGAAAAGGCTAAGGTCGTTGAAGTCGTAATGAACAGAGTTTACGATTCCAGATTCCCCAACACCATATGGGGCGTACTTACTCAGCCCAACCAGTTCTCAGGTCTTGAATGGACACTTTATCTGGGTACTTATTCCTATCAGGTAACACCCAGCGTTAAGGCAGCTGTTGATATGTACCTTGAACATCCCGAGGATTTCAACCACGGTTATCTCGGTTTCTGGGGCGATGGCAGCATGAACCACTTCTATTCCATATAA